CAAAGTCAAAAAATATAATTCCCGCCCCCTGATAATGAGGAATGAGCTTGAGGTGAAAACGAATCAGGTAAACATTTCCGCGCAGGTTTACAATCCTCAAAATTTAGATTCtgttaaatcttaaagattacaaagaCGCAGAATTGTTGGTTAGTAGGTCAATAGAAGCACTAAGAAGGAGAACATACCAGACGCGTTACGTTAACTGGTTTCTACTAACGTTTTACTTTCGCTTTCTGCTCATAAAAATTACCTCAATCATAAGCCAACTCTATCAACAGACAGAGAGTTATTAGTAATCTTGTATAGGACACGGAGTATAAAAAACGAAACTTTCATTTTCTTGGGAGAAAAAAATATCCTCGTTCAAAATGAATAtctttacaaaatttattgGCCATTACGAGGTGAGAAACTGAATTTGTGTTTTGTTgaaatttataaacaaaaaattgttattacATAAAGTTTTATAAAGGTGTTACGTATATGGTTTACCAAGTTTATCTTATAGGTGTACCCTCTTCTTGGAGCTGTTTGCGTCGGTGCATCCGTTGGCGTTGCTGGACTGGTAAAAGCGTGTTTTTATCGCGACGTGGTGTGAGTACAACCTCGTATACTAATCTGTGTAAAACTATAGATTCTGTTGTAGCGAAAATCTTCTTCtcacagaaaacaaaaatacataaaaagaatGGAAAATTAGACAACTTAGGCatgcacaacctcgtccccaggagttCTTTTCCTTTTGATATTAAGGCAGGCAGCGAACAACTtgttagccgtcaagtaagcgctagagGCTTAACCATGGAGACGTAGTCAGGCATTCTGACTCTTATCTTTTCGATATCAATGTCTGAGAAATTAATTGAATGTTGATGTCCGAATAAAAATGTGATTCTATAGTGAAAAAATAGAGTTTGGCTTGCTGAACTaatggagacgaggttgttgaatGCACACGTAAACGTAAGTTGTCGTGCACCTCGTTACCAGGTTTTTTCCGCTAAAAATGGCTAACAGATATGAGGTATCGTTAGAAtcctaaaataattttatttctcttttttttcagaTGGAATCATAAGTCTAACCCAGAACCATGGCTGAACGTAAAGCAAACTGAAAACACAAAGGTTGGTtacaaattttattgacttcctGACGCTCCTTCTCATACCTCCAACCTACGAAGGTGATTTGTCTATGAACAACTAATGACGAAGTTGGCTACGAATATTACTAGTGCTGACGTTAAATATGAGACGa
This is a stretch of genomic DNA from Hydractinia symbiolongicarpus strain clone_291-10 chromosome 9, HSymV2.1, whole genome shotgun sequence. It encodes these proteins:
- the LOC130656248 gene encoding NADH dehydrogenase [ubiquinone] 1 alpha subcomplex subunit 4-like 2; its protein translation is MNIFTKFIGHYEVYPLLGAVCVGASVGVAGLVKACFYRDVVWNHKSNPEPWLNVKQTENTKWYKTSDYFKDRKELPKIY